A section of the Neisseria dumasiana genome encodes:
- a CDS encoding MAPEG family protein yields MNLIHTVALLALIQYLYFGFAVGRARAKYGVNAPAVSGNEHFERAFRIQANTLEQLVVFLPALFIASYYWNETPIAAIGAVYLIGRFLYRRAYTADPQTRAVGFLLTVIPTFILILAGLVGAVFKA; encoded by the coding sequence ATGAACCTAATCCACACCGTAGCCCTGCTCGCCTTAATACAATACCTGTATTTCGGCTTTGCCGTCGGCCGCGCCAGAGCAAAATACGGCGTTAACGCCCCCGCCGTTTCCGGAAACGAACACTTCGAGCGCGCCTTCCGCATCCAAGCCAACACCCTCGAACAGCTCGTCGTTTTCCTACCCGCCCTGTTTATCGCATCTTATTATTGGAACGAAACACCCATCGCCGCCATCGGAGCCGTGTATTTGATCGGCCGCTTTCTCTACCGCCGAGCCTACACCGCCGACCCGCAAACCCGAGCAGTGGGCTTTCTGCTGACGGTCATACCCACATTTATCTTGATTCTAGCCGGTTTGGTCGGGGCAGTATTTAAAGCTTAA
- a CDS encoding NRAMP family divalent metal transporter → MNEQTVNGSRWRSRFKAMGPGIMMASAAVGGSHIIASTQAGALYGWQLALIIVLANLFKYPFFRFGPQYTLETGKSLLEGYAEKGRIYLWVFFVLNLFATVINTAAVSMLCAAILNFVLPGEWSVNGLSIAVLASAVLLLLVGPYRTVDGMSKIIMVSLTVTTVAAVIVAALNGSQMQADFIEPNPWNLGALAFIVALMGWMPAPIEISAINSMWVAAKRNLEKVSYQDGLFDFNVGYIGTALLALVFLALGALVQYGSGTEVKMAGGAYISQLINMYASTIGEWSRWLVTFIAFACMYGTTITVIDGYSRTNMESLRLIVGGERNTNRILAAWITFAAVAGLCVILFFKGAVLVMLKFAMIASFVSTPVFAWLNLSLVRKGSHKLQPWLMWLAWAGLIYLSSFTVLFLLHQGKLIG, encoded by the coding sequence ATGAATGAGCAAACGGTAAACGGTTCGCGCTGGCGCAGCCGTTTTAAAGCGATGGGGCCGGGGATTATGATGGCATCGGCGGCGGTGGGCGGTTCGCATATTATTGCGTCCACTCAGGCCGGTGCGCTTTACGGCTGGCAGTTGGCGTTGATTATTGTGCTGGCCAATCTGTTTAAATATCCGTTTTTCCGCTTCGGCCCGCAATACACGCTGGAAACGGGCAAGAGCCTGCTTGAAGGCTATGCGGAAAAAGGCAGAATTTATTTGTGGGTGTTTTTTGTGCTCAACTTGTTTGCCACCGTTATCAATACGGCGGCGGTGAGCATGTTGTGTGCGGCGATTTTGAATTTTGTGTTGCCGGGAGAATGGTCGGTAAACGGGCTTTCGATTGCGGTGCTGGCATCGGCGGTGTTGCTGCTGTTGGTGGGGCCTTACCGTACGGTTGACGGTATGTCGAAAATCATTATGGTCAGCCTTACCGTTACTACCGTTGCCGCCGTTATTGTGGCGGCGTTAAACGGTTCGCAGATGCAGGCCGATTTTATCGAACCCAACCCGTGGAATTTGGGCGCGCTGGCGTTTATTGTGGCGTTGATGGGCTGGATGCCTGCGCCGATCGAGATTTCGGCGATTAATTCGATGTGGGTGGCGGCCAAGCGCAATCTGGAAAAAGTCAGCTATCAAGACGGCTTGTTCGATTTTAACGTAGGCTATATCGGCACGGCATTGCTGGCGCTGGTGTTTTTGGCTTTGGGTGCGCTGGTGCAGTACGGTTCGGGCACGGAAGTGAAAATGGCCGGCGGCGCGTATATCAGCCAACTGATTAATATGTATGCTTCCACCATCGGCGAATGGTCGCGCTGGTTGGTTACTTTTATTGCTTTTGCGTGTATGTACGGCACAACGATTACGGTGATCGACGGCTATTCGCGCACCAATATGGAATCGCTGCGCCTGATTGTGGGCGGCGAGCGCAACACCAACCGTATTTTGGCGGCATGGATTACGTTTGCGGCGGTTGCCGGCCTGTGCGTGATTCTGTTTTTCAAAGGTGCGGTGCTGGTGATGCTGAAGTTTGCCATGATCGCTTCGTTTGTGAGCACGCCGGTTTTTGCTTGGCTGAACCTTTCTTTAGTGCGCAAAGGCAGCCATAAGCTGCAACCGTGGCTGATGTGGCTGGCTTGGGCGGGCTTGATTTATTTGAGCAGCTTTACGGTATTGTTCCTGCTGCATCAGGGCAAGCTGATCGGCTAA
- a CDS encoding NAD(P)/FAD-dependent oxidoreductase yields MKTVAYFDCVVIGAGAAGMMCAARMGQRGFGVALIDHALKIGEKIRISGGGRCNFTNRNLNGHDGSQYYVSQQPRFVRHALSRFTAQDFIALLDRYGIAYHEKHKGQMFCDRSAQDIISMLQAECANGGVSWHTGCRIEAVDCVQTASDNKGARFEVRTSQGVFRCRNLIVATGGLAVPAVGATPFGYELAKQFGHSIVQPEAALVPLRFEHWAQQGFDALSGIALPVRISTGSGRQAVDFDEDLLFRHKGLSGPAVLQISSYWQPGQVIRVNLVPDTDVAQALCDGKHGQKIQLNTALKQLCPALPERLLDFWLARDTFAPYAAQKWADIPNALLQELGRSLNEWTLLPSGSDGHKKAEATRGGVNVKEIDPKTMQSKLCEGVYFIGEVMDITGWLGGYNFQWAWASAVCAAQAVD; encoded by the coding sequence ATGAAGACTGTTGCTTATTTTGATTGTGTGGTGATCGGTGCGGGTGCGGCGGGCATGATGTGTGCCGCCCGTATGGGGCAGCGCGGCTTTGGCGTGGCTTTGATTGACCATGCCCTGAAAATCGGCGAGAAAATCCGCATTTCCGGCGGAGGGCGCTGTAATTTTACCAACCGTAATCTGAACGGGCACGACGGCTCGCAATATTATGTTTCGCAGCAGCCGCGTTTTGTCCGCCACGCTTTATCGCGCTTTACCGCTCAGGATTTTATTGCGCTGCTCGACCGCTACGGCATTGCGTATCACGAAAAGCATAAGGGGCAGATGTTTTGCGACCGCAGCGCGCAGGATATTATCTCGATGTTGCAGGCGGAATGTGCAAACGGCGGCGTGAGTTGGCATACCGGCTGCCGTATCGAAGCCGTGGATTGTGTTCAGACGGCCTCTGATAACAAAGGCGCGCGTTTTGAAGTGCGCACGTCGCAAGGCGTATTCCGATGCCGCAACCTGATTGTTGCCACCGGCGGTTTGGCCGTGCCTGCGGTGGGGGCAACGCCGTTCGGATACGAATTGGCCAAACAGTTCGGCCACAGTATCGTGCAGCCCGAAGCCGCTTTGGTGCCGTTGCGTTTCGAACATTGGGCGCAGCAGGGTTTTGATGCGTTGTCGGGCATTGCCCTGCCGGTACGCATCAGCACGGGAAGTGGCAGGCAGGCTGTGGATTTCGATGAAGATTTACTGTTCCGCCACAAAGGTTTGAGCGGGCCGGCGGTGTTGCAGATTTCGAGTTATTGGCAGCCGGGGCAGGTTATCAGGGTAAATCTGGTGCCGGATACGGATGTGGCGCAGGCTTTGTGCGACGGCAAACACGGTCAGAAAATCCAGCTGAATACGGCATTGAAGCAGCTTTGCCCCGCCTTGCCCGAGCGTTTGTTGGATTTTTGGCTTGCCCGCGACACATTCGCACCCTATGCCGCGCAAAAATGGGCCGACATTCCCAATGCCTTGCTGCAAGAGTTGGGCAGAAGTTTGAACGAATGGACGTTGTTGCCCAGCGGTTCAGACGGCCATAAAAAGGCGGAAGCAACGCGGGGCGGGGTAAACGTGAAGGAAATCGACCCGAAAACCATGCAAAGCAAGCTGTGTGAGGGTGTGTATTTTATCGGCGAGGTGATGGACATTACCGGCTGGCTCGGCGGCTATAATTTCCAATGGGCTTGGGCATCGGCGGTGTGTGCGGCGCAGGCGGTGGATTGA
- a CDS encoding c-type cytochrome: MNKSLYTLGTLAALTLLAACGGQNNNAQAPAAADTASAAAATGAKASIEQREQLMENYKKQMGTMAKMVKGEAPFDAAAFQQAADNLDADAGKPWEHYTPESAKEESEAKPEIWSKPDEFKKEIDKFTAATAALKVAAASGKLDDVKKPFGEVGQSCKSCHDSFRKE, encoded by the coding sequence ATGAACAAATCTTTATATACACTCGGCACGCTTGCCGCCCTCACCCTGCTGGCTGCCTGCGGCGGCCAAAACAACAACGCCCAAGCACCTGCGGCTGCCGACACCGCATCCGCAGCGGCCGCAACAGGCGCGAAAGCATCAATTGAGCAGCGCGAGCAACTGATGGAAAACTACAAAAAACAAATGGGCACGATGGCCAAAATGGTTAAAGGCGAAGCACCTTTCGATGCCGCCGCCTTCCAACAGGCTGCCGACAATTTGGATGCCGATGCAGGCAAACCATGGGAACACTACACCCCCGAAAGTGCCAAAGAAGAATCTGAAGCCAAGCCCGAAATCTGGAGCAAGCCCGACGAATTTAAAAAAGAAATCGACAAATTCACCGCCGCAACAGCCGCTCTGAAAGTAGCCGCCGCTTCCGGCAAACTCGACGATGTGAAAAAACCGTTCGGCGAAGTCGGCCAAAGCTGCAAATCCTGCCACGATTCATTCCGCAAAGAATAA
- a CDS encoding HIT family protein — protein sequence MNTTCPLCHPENEEVLWQNDTLRVIAVHNETHAPAFCRVIWNAHVAEMTDLKPEERHELMEAVYRVEAAMRQVLQPAKINLASLGNVVPHLHWHVIARFNDDAHFPAPIWAAPQRAGNLDLPEDWTAQLKQLLHASMA from the coding sequence ATGAACACTACCTGCCCGCTGTGCCACCCCGAAAACGAAGAGGTGTTATGGCAAAACGACACCTTGCGCGTGATTGCCGTTCACAACGAAACGCACGCCCCCGCCTTTTGCCGCGTGATTTGGAACGCGCATGTGGCCGAAATGACCGACCTCAAGCCCGAAGAACGGCATGAGCTGATGGAAGCCGTGTACCGCGTTGAAGCCGCCATGCGCCAAGTGTTGCAGCCCGCCAAAATCAATCTCGCCAGCTTGGGCAACGTCGTGCCGCACCTGCATTGGCATGTGATCGCCCGTTTCAACGACGACGCGCATTTTCCCGCGCCCATTTGGGCCGCACCGCAACGGGCTGGCAATCTGGATTTGCCGGAAGATTGGACGGCGCAGCTTAAACAACTGCTGCACGCTTCAATGGCTTAA
- the topA gene encoding type I DNA topoisomerase produces MAKNLLIVESPSKAKTLKKYLGSDFEILASYGHVRDLVPKTGAVDPDNNFAMKYQMVSRNAKHVDAIVAAAKEAENLYLATDPDREGEAISWHLQEILKSKRGLKNIKPQRVVFHEITKNAVLDAIAHPRELEENLVDAQQARRALDYLVGFNLSPLLWKKIRRGLSAGRVQSPALRLICERENEIRAFEAQEYWSVHLDSHKGRSKFTAKLVQWNGEKLEQFSLPDEAAQQAVLKGLEGQEAQVAAIEKKKRSRNPAAPFTTSTMQQDAVRKLGMTTDRTMRTAQQLYEGIDVGQGAIGLITYMRTDSVTLSDEALTEIRHYIENKIGTEYLPSAAKHYKTKSKNAQEAHEAIRPTSVYRTPESVKPFLTADQFKLYQMIWQRTVACQMNPAKFDQTTVDIAVGNGVFRVTGQVQTFAGFLSVYEEGVDDNDEDEDNKKLPEMKEGEKLPVDNIYGEQHFTTPPPRFNEATLVKALEEFGIGRPSTYASIISTLKEREYVTLEQKRFMPTDTGDIVNKFLTEHFAQYVDYHFTAKLEDQLDEIATGKREWIPVMDKFWKGFHKQVEEKEGIERAKFTTEELDEICPKCGNHKLQIKFGRMGRFVACAGYPECSYTRNVNETAEQAAERIAKEAAEQAELEGRECPKCGGGLVYKYSRTGSKFIGCANYPKCKHIEPLEKPKDTGVECPQCKKGHLVERKSRYGKLFYSCSTYPDCNYATWNPPIAETCPKCQWPVLTIKTTKRWGVEKVCPQKECGWKEQIEPPAPKGSKEAEG; encoded by the coding sequence ATGGCAAAGAATTTATTGATTGTGGAGTCGCCCTCCAAAGCCAAAACGCTGAAAAAATATCTCGGAAGCGATTTTGAAATCCTCGCTTCCTACGGTCATGTGCGCGATTTGGTGCCTAAAACCGGCGCGGTCGACCCCGACAATAACTTTGCCATGAAATACCAAATGGTCAGCCGCAACGCCAAGCACGTCGATGCCATCGTTGCCGCCGCCAAAGAAGCTGAAAACCTTTATCTGGCAACCGACCCGGATAGGGAAGGCGAAGCCATCTCTTGGCACTTGCAGGAAATCCTCAAATCCAAACGCGGCTTGAAAAACATCAAACCGCAGCGCGTCGTGTTTCACGAAATCACCAAAAACGCCGTGCTCGATGCCATCGCCCACCCGCGCGAACTCGAAGAAAATTTGGTCGATGCCCAGCAGGCGCGCCGCGCGTTGGATTATCTGGTCGGCTTCAACCTTTCCCCCTTATTGTGGAAAAAAATCCGCCGCGGCTTGAGCGCAGGCCGCGTACAAAGCCCCGCCTTGCGCCTGATTTGCGAACGCGAAAACGAAATCCGCGCATTCGAAGCGCAGGAATACTGGTCGGTACATCTCGACAGCCACAAAGGCCGCAGCAAATTTACCGCCAAACTCGTGCAATGGAACGGCGAAAAGCTGGAACAATTCTCCCTGCCTGACGAAGCCGCGCAACAGGCCGTCTTAAAAGGGTTGGAAGGGCAAGAAGCCCAAGTGGCCGCCATCGAAAAGAAAAAACGCAGCCGCAACCCCGCCGCACCGTTTACCACTTCCACCATGCAGCAAGATGCCGTGCGCAAACTCGGCATGACCACCGACCGCACCATGCGCACTGCCCAGCAACTGTATGAAGGTATCGACGTAGGGCAGGGTGCCATCGGTTTGATTACCTATATGCGCACCGACAGCGTAACCCTGTCGGACGAAGCCTTAACCGAAATCCGCCACTACATTGAAAACAAAATCGGCACGGAATACCTGCCTTCCGCCGCCAAACACTATAAAACCAAATCGAAAAACGCACAGGAAGCGCACGAAGCCATCCGCCCGACTTCCGTGTACCGCACCCCCGAAAGCGTGAAGCCCTTCCTGACTGCCGACCAATTCAAACTCTACCAAATGATCTGGCAGCGCACCGTAGCCTGCCAAATGAACCCCGCCAAGTTCGACCAAACCACCGTCGATATTGCCGTGGGCAACGGCGTATTCCGCGTAACCGGCCAAGTGCAAACCTTCGCAGGCTTTTTGAGCGTGTATGAAGAAGGCGTGGACGACAACGACGAAGACGAAGACAACAAAAAACTACCCGAAATGAAAGAAGGCGAAAAACTGCCCGTCGACAACATCTACGGCGAGCAGCACTTCACCACCCCGCCGCCGCGCTTCAACGAAGCAACGCTGGTGAAAGCACTCGAAGAATTCGGCATCGGCCGCCCCTCTACCTACGCCAGCATCATTTCCACCCTGAAAGAGCGCGAATACGTAACGCTGGAGCAAAAACGCTTCATGCCCACCGACACCGGCGACATCGTCAACAAATTTTTGACCGAACATTTCGCCCAATACGTCGATTACCACTTCACCGCCAAACTCGAAGACCAGCTCGACGAAATCGCCACCGGCAAACGCGAGTGGATTCCCGTGATGGACAAATTCTGGAAAGGATTCCACAAACAGGTTGAAGAAAAAGAAGGCATCGAACGCGCCAAATTCACCACCGAAGAGCTTGACGAAATCTGCCCGAAATGCGGCAACCACAAGCTGCAAATCAAATTCGGCAGAATGGGCCGCTTCGTCGCCTGCGCCGGCTATCCCGAATGCAGCTACACCCGCAACGTCAACGAAACCGCCGAACAAGCCGCCGAGCGCATCGCCAAAGAAGCCGCCGAACAAGCCGAACTCGAAGGCCGCGAATGCCCCAAATGCGGCGGCGGACTGGTTTACAAATACAGCCGCACCGGCAGCAAATTCATCGGCTGCGCCAACTATCCGAAGTGCAAGCACATCGAACCTTTGGAAAAACCCAAAGACACCGGCGTAGAATGCCCGCAATGTAAAAAAGGCCATTTGGTAGAACGCAAATCACGCTACGGCAAACTGTTTTACAGCTGCAGCACCTACCCCGACTGCAACTACGCCACTTGGAACCCGCCGATCGCCGAAACCTGCCCGAAATGCCAATGGCCGGTGCTGACCATCAAAACCACCAAACGCTGGGGCGTAGAAAAAGTCTGCCCGCAAAAAGAATGCGGCTGGAAAGAACAAATAGAACCGCCTGCCCCGAAAGGCAGTAAAGAAGCGGAAGGGTAA
- a CDS encoding DMT family transporter: MNKNLNVHLKLSGMAALWGVSWVWGRIVAQNLPPVSASAIRFILAGTALAAGLLCMGKFPKLKNLSRKQWLGLTVSAFFGVYAYAVCFLTGLKHMPAGEAAVIISLNPVLILLLSRLIFKEKITLRIGTGMAMAFFGSLICITRGNPLMLFQQQLGLGQMLILGCVLCWACYTIVGRFVLKGIDALTVTLATAWIGGMMLAVTALLAERQSFDWVWQTADTVWLSLIALAIGSTALAYVWFFEGVKALGSGTAGAYITLVPVFGVLSSVAFLGEPLHFSLVSGGILAVCGMLVMYLGKR; the protein is encoded by the coding sequence GTGAATAAAAATCTCAACGTCCATTTGAAATTGTCGGGCATGGCCGCACTGTGGGGCGTATCGTGGGTATGGGGCAGGATTGTCGCCCAAAATCTGCCGCCCGTAAGTGCCAGCGCCATCCGCTTTATACTGGCGGGAACGGCTTTGGCGGCGGGGCTGCTTTGCATGGGCAAGTTTCCCAAGCTCAAAAATCTGTCGCGCAAACAATGGTTGGGGCTGACGGTTTCTGCTTTTTTCGGCGTGTATGCCTATGCGGTGTGTTTTTTAACCGGCCTGAAACATATGCCTGCCGGTGAAGCGGCGGTGATTATTTCTTTGAATCCCGTGCTGATTTTGCTGCTTTCGCGGCTGATTTTTAAAGAAAAAATTACCTTACGCATCGGCACGGGCATGGCGATGGCGTTTTTTGGTTCGTTAATCTGCATCACACGCGGCAATCCGCTGATGCTGTTCCAGCAGCAGCTGGGTTTGGGGCAGATGCTGATTTTGGGCTGCGTGTTGTGTTGGGCGTGCTATACCATCGTGGGGCGGTTTGTGCTTAAGGGCATTGATGCCTTAACGGTTACGCTGGCAACGGCGTGGATAGGCGGGATGATGCTCGCGGTTACGGCATTGTTGGCGGAGCGGCAGTCGTTTGATTGGGTGTGGCAGACTGCGGATACGGTGTGGTTGAGTTTGATTGCGCTGGCCATCGGCTCGACGGCTCTGGCTTATGTGTGGTTTTTTGAAGGCGTGAAGGCATTGGGTTCGGGCACGGCCGGGGCTTATATCACGCTGGTGCCGGTGTTCGGCGTGCTGTCGTCGGTGGCCTTTTTGGGCGAACCGCTGCATTTTTCGCTGGTATCCGGCGGGATTTTAGCAGTGTGCGGTATGTTGGTGATGTATTTGGGTAAGCGTTAG
- the rng gene encoding ribonuclease G → MLNGIPLPKDTVRPPETVLVNITPQETRVAILEENNICELHIERNSGHGLVGNIYLGVVRRVLPGMQSAFIDIGLERAAFLHIVDVLEQRRNPDETQRIEHMLFEGQSVLVQVIKDPINTKGARLSTQISLAGRFLVHLPQEDHIGISQRIEDEDERNTLRSRLENLLPDNGEGQGYIIRTSAENATDAELQADIDYLTKVWENIQHQAKTRPPETLLYQDLPLSLRVLRDMFSENTREILVDSTENHQRMREFAELYVQGATDKITLFKGERPLFETHNIEQEINRALQPRVNLNFGSYLIIEATEAMTTIDVNTGGFVGARNFDETIFRTNLEACHTIARELRLRNLGGIIIIDFIDMAHDAHREAVLQELAKALSFDRTRVTLNGFTSLGLVELTRKRTRENLSHVLCEPCPSCQGRGRLKTPQTVCYEIQREIVREARRYDAKSFRILAAPNVIDLFLDEESQSLAMLIDFIGKPISLAVETAYTQEQYDIVLM, encoded by the coding sequence ATGTTAAACGGTATTCCCTTGCCCAAAGACACGGTGCGCCCGCCCGAAACCGTGCTCGTCAACATCACGCCGCAGGAAACGCGCGTGGCCATTCTTGAAGAAAACAATATTTGCGAGCTGCATATCGAGCGCAACAGCGGCCACGGCTTGGTCGGTAACATTTATCTCGGCGTTGTACGCCGCGTGCTGCCCGGCATGCAGAGCGCGTTTATCGATATCGGCCTTGAGCGCGCCGCGTTTCTGCACATTGTCGATGTGTTGGAACAGCGCCGCAATCCCGACGAAACCCAGCGCATCGAGCACATGCTGTTTGAAGGGCAGTCGGTGCTGGTGCAGGTGATTAAAGACCCCATCAACACCAAAGGCGCGCGCCTTTCCACGCAGATTTCTCTGGCGGGGCGTTTTCTCGTGCATCTGCCGCAGGAAGACCACATCGGCATCTCGCAGCGTATCGAAGATGAAGACGAGCGCAACACTTTGCGCAGCCGTTTGGAAAACCTGTTGCCCGACAACGGGGAGGGGCAGGGCTATATCATCCGCACCAGCGCGGAAAACGCCACCGATGCCGAATTGCAGGCCGATATCGACTACCTGACCAAAGTGTGGGAAAACATTCAGCATCAGGCCAAAACCCGTCCACCGGAAACCCTGCTGTATCAAGATTTGCCCTTGAGCCTGCGTGTGCTGCGCGACATGTTCAGCGAAAACACGCGCGAGATTTTGGTTGATTCCACCGAAAACCACCAGCGTATGCGCGAATTTGCCGAACTTTATGTTCAAGGGGCAACCGATAAAATCACGCTGTTTAAAGGCGAGCGGCCTCTGTTTGAAACCCACAATATCGAGCAGGAAATCAACCGTGCCCTGCAACCGCGCGTCAACCTCAATTTCGGCAGCTATCTGATTATCGAAGCCACCGAAGCGATGACCACCATCGACGTGAACACCGGCGGCTTTGTCGGCGCGCGCAACTTCGACGAAACCATTTTCCGCACCAATCTCGAAGCCTGCCACACCATCGCCCGCGAGCTGCGTTTGCGTAATCTCGGCGGCATCATCATCATCGACTTTATCGACATGGCGCACGATGCCCATCGCGAAGCCGTGTTGCAAGAGCTGGCCAAAGCCTTGAGCTTCGACCGCACCCGCGTAACGCTCAACGGCTTTACCAGCCTCGGCTTGGTCGAGCTGACCCGCAAGCGCACCCGCGAAAACCTCAGCCATGTATTGTGCGAGCCATGCCCGTCGTGTCAGGGCAGAGGCCGTCTGAAAACACCGCAAACCGTGTGCTACGAAATCCAGCGCGAAATCGTGCGCGAAGCCCGCCGCTACGATGCCAAGAGCTTCCGCATTCTCGCTGCGCCCAATGTGATTGACTTATTCTTAGACGAAGAATCGCAATCGCTCGCCATGTTGATCGATTTTATCGGCAAGCCCATTTCGCTGGCCGTTGAAACCGCCTACACACAAGAGCAATACGATATCGTGTTGATGTAA
- a CDS encoding surface-adhesin E family protein, translating into MNTYRLFPRFAAASLVLLMAACTTVNSPTGPSVSGNWSSIGTVANGNIKVAVDKNSIRKNGNLVTFRDRKVVVKPGSHNYGNTPKYKTAIGTWEIHCTNKTYRLTALQLLDEKGTVVANETYTAAGLRPMSVQGGTITEKQFETACGKKL; encoded by the coding sequence ATGAATACCTACCGCCTTTTTCCGCGCTTTGCTGCGGCTTCCCTTGTTTTGTTGATGGCTGCGTGTACCACCGTCAACAGCCCCACAGGCCCTTCGGTAAGCGGTAATTGGAGCAGTATCGGCACGGTTGCCAACGGCAATATCAAAGTGGCTGTCGACAAAAACAGCATCCGCAAAAACGGCAATTTAGTAACCTTCCGCGACAGAAAAGTGGTGGTTAAACCCGGCTCGCACAATTACGGCAACACCCCCAAATACAAAACCGCCATCGGCACTTGGGAAATCCACTGCACCAACAAAACCTACCGCCTTACCGCCCTCCAACTGCTTGACGAAAAAGGCACGGTAGTGGCCAATGAAACCTACACGGCCGCCGGTTTGCGCCCCATGAGCGTGCAAGGCGGCACCATCACCGAAAAACAGTTTGAAACCGCTTGCGGCAAGAAACTTTAA
- a CDS encoding LD-carboxypeptidase, whose amino-acid sequence MTWQPSRRSFFKASAAAAGAGILTACGTGGSTQPSSQSTQAKPVQPKRTYPARSGDNVLRVVAPSGFAENASRTETGLTRLYNAGFTVTNQQAGFRRYQRFAGTDGERIADFQDVALGKAAAPKVLMGLRGGYGAVRILPHIDFARLGAKMRERGTLFFGFSDVCAVQLALLAKGNMPSFAGPMVYSEFGKPEPSVYTMDSFIRGVTNAQNTISVHAIQRRQFNAEGTLWGGNLSVLASLAGSPYMPDIQGGILFLEDVGEQPYRIERMLQTLHLAGVLSKQQAIVFGDFRMGTIRDVYDSSYDFTSVVNNVSRITKVPVLTGFPFGHITNKATFPLGAHARIRGESNGGYSVTFSGYPTLNASGLMLDTLLPQITYEPVNVVEDPIQE is encoded by the coding sequence ATGACTTGGCAGCCTTCCCGCCGCAGTTTTTTCAAAGCATCCGCCGCCGCAGCCGGCGCAGGCATTCTCACCGCCTGCGGCACCGGCGGCTCCACCCAACCCAGCTCGCAATCCACTCAGGCCAAACCCGTGCAACCGAAACGTACCTATCCCGCCCGCAGCGGCGACAACGTATTGCGCGTTGTCGCCCCATCCGGTTTTGCCGAAAACGCAAGCCGCACCGAAACCGGCCTGACCCGCCTGTATAACGCCGGATTCACCGTAACCAACCAGCAGGCGGGCTTTCGCCGCTACCAACGCTTCGCCGGTACCGACGGCGAACGCATCGCCGATTTCCAAGATGTCGCACTCGGCAAAGCCGCCGCACCGAAAGTATTGATGGGCTTACGCGGCGGTTACGGTGCCGTGCGGATTCTGCCGCACATCGACTTTGCCCGTTTGGGCGCCAAAATGCGCGAACGCGGCACGTTGTTTTTCGGGTTCAGCGACGTGTGCGCCGTGCAACTTGCCCTGCTGGCCAAAGGCAATATGCCCAGTTTCGCCGGGCCGATGGTATATAGCGAATTCGGCAAACCCGAACCGAGCGTTTATACGATGGATTCGTTTATCCGCGGTGTGACCAACGCCCAAAACACCATCAGTGTGCACGCCATCCAACGCAGGCAGTTCAACGCCGAAGGCACATTGTGGGGCGGCAACCTCAGCGTACTCGCTTCGCTGGCGGGCAGCCCCTATATGCCCGATATTCAAGGCGGCATCCTCTTTTTGGAAGACGTCGGCGAACAACCCTACCGTATCGAGCGCATGCTGCAAACCTTGCATTTGGCAGGCGTATTGTCGAAACAGCAGGCCATCGTGTTCGGCGATTTCCGCATGGGCACCATCCGCGACGTGTACGACAGCAGCTACGACTTCACATCGGTGGTCAACAACGTCAGCCGCATCACCAAAGTACCCGTGTTAACCGGCTTCCCGTTCGGCCACATTACCAACAAAGCCACTTTCCCGCTGGGTGCGCACGCCCGAATCCGCGGCGAATCCAACGGCGGCTACTCGGTAACTTTCAGCGGCTACCCGACGCTCAACGCCTCCGGCCTGATGCTCGATACCTTGCTGCCGCAGATTACTTACGAACCGGTAAACGTGGTTGAAGACCCGATTCAGGAATAA
- a CDS encoding c-type cytochrome, with amino-acid sequence MRNHIWAALCLCLAAAPVYADAGDIKARQQYMKDWRGLNKKMSGILKNSNAQTFPAQQFAALAAELNSTANEPWEYYGPGTNGANSEAKAAVWEKPQQFQAAIKRFNQAAAALNQAAAGGNYQAVKASFDKMAQSCKACHQTFKE; translated from the coding sequence GTGCGCAACCACATCTGGGCAGCCCTCTGCCTGTGCCTTGCCGCCGCCCCGGTTTACGCCGACGCAGGCGACATCAAAGCACGCCAACAATACATGAAAGACTGGCGCGGCCTAAACAAAAAGATGAGCGGCATACTCAAAAACAGCAACGCCCAAACCTTTCCCGCCCAACAGTTTGCCGCGCTCGCCGCCGAATTAAACAGTACCGCAAACGAACCGTGGGAATATTACGGCCCCGGCACCAACGGAGCAAATTCCGAAGCCAAAGCCGCCGTGTGGGAAAAACCGCAGCAATTCCAAGCCGCTATCAAACGCTTCAACCAAGCCGCCGCCGCACTGAACCAAGCCGCTGCCGGCGGCAACTACCAAGCCGTTAAAGCATCGTTCGACAAAATGGCCCAAAGCTGCAAAGCCTGCCACCAGACATTTAAAGAATAA